In Vibrio lentus, a single genomic region encodes these proteins:
- a CDS encoding Na/Pi symporter, producing the protein MNQATTAAAPISSTTRWLRWANLAFMLYLLLLSVSMVGTGFKWATGEQAKVLFEFASHPVAGLMIGLVATALIQSSSTVTSIIVGLVAGGLPVELAIPMIMGANIGTTVTNTLVSLGHVRCKDEFKRAFASATIHDFFNLLAVAIFLPLEMAFGILEKISHWLVSPMLATGDMSMGGLNFIKPITKPVVSAIKEPLSTFGDTVGGVMLIVLGIATIFVAITVMGKLMKSLMVGRAREILKNAIGRGPIHGIASGSIVTILVQSSSTTTSLMVPLVGSGVLKVRDVYPFTLGANIGTCITALLAATAVSGEFAVFALQIALVHLVFNIMATVFIFGIPFLRELPVKAADIISDMAVKNKAVVAGYLVAVFLVLPGSVLALTA; encoded by the coding sequence ATGAACCAAGCTACTACTGCAGCAGCGCCTATCTCGAGCACAACTCGTTGGCTACGCTGGGCTAACTTGGCATTCATGCTTTACCTACTATTACTTTCAGTTTCAATGGTTGGTACAGGCTTCAAATGGGCAACAGGCGAGCAAGCAAAGGTTCTTTTCGAATTTGCTTCCCACCCAGTTGCAGGCTTAATGATTGGCTTAGTGGCTACAGCACTTATTCAATCATCAAGTACAGTTACTTCAATTATCGTTGGCCTTGTGGCCGGTGGTTTACCTGTTGAGCTAGCAATCCCTATGATCATGGGTGCAAACATTGGTACTACGGTAACCAATACGCTAGTTAGCCTTGGTCATGTTCGTTGTAAAGATGAATTCAAACGTGCATTCGCAAGTGCGACGATTCACGACTTCTTTAACCTATTAGCCGTTGCTATCTTCCTACCACTAGAGATGGCGTTTGGTATTCTAGAGAAAATTTCTCACTGGTTAGTATCACCGATGCTAGCAACAGGTGATATGAGCATGGGTGGTCTTAACTTCATCAAGCCAATCACTAAGCCTGTTGTAAGTGCGATTAAAGAACCACTATCAACGTTTGGCGACACTGTTGGTGGGGTTATGCTTATCGTTCTAGGTATCGCGACTATCTTCGTAGCTATCACGGTAATGGGTAAGCTAATGAAGAGCCTAATGGTTGGCCGTGCTCGTGAGATTCTAAAGAACGCAATCGGTCGTGGTCCTATCCACGGTATCGCTTCTGGCTCTATCGTTACTATTCTTGTTCAGTCTTCTTCAACGACAACAAGCTTGATGGTTCCACTAGTTGGTTCAGGTGTTCTTAAAGTACGTGACGTTTACCCATTCACTTTGGGTGCAAACATCGGTACGTGTATTACCGCGCTATTAGCAGCGACAGCAGTATCTGGTGAGTTCGCAGTATTCGCACTACAGATTGCTCTAGTACACTTGGTGTTCAACATCATGGCAACGGTATTCATCTTTGGTATTCCGTTCCTACGTGAACTACCAGTGAAAGCAGCTGATATCATTTCAGACATGGCAGTGAAAAACAAAGCTGTAGTGGCTGGTTATCTTGTTGCGGTATTCCTTGTACTGCCAGGTAGCGTGTTAGCACTGACTGCTTAA
- the ribF gene encoding bifunctional riboflavin kinase/FAD synthetase, with protein MELIRGIHNIKAQHHSCVLTIGNFDGVHLGHQEVLSQVSKQAAALGLPSVVMTFEPQPMELFAKGKAPARLTRLRDKYVQLSKLDISRLLCVNFNQYFASLSAEAFIKDLLVDKLGVKFLVVGDDFCFGKGRTGNFAMLQEAGEKYGFEVVSTQSYCLNQLRVSSTEIRNALAANDLASSATMLGRDYSISGRVSHGRKLGRTIGFPTANIPLKRCVSPVSGVYVVEALDIDGVPVGGVANIGQRPTVNGVRQQLEVHFFDFKANLYGKQLEVRLLHKLRDEIKFESFDALKNQIELDAEAARVWLLQLKN; from the coding sequence ATGGAACTGATCCGAGGTATACACAATATTAAAGCGCAGCATCATAGCTGTGTATTAACCATAGGTAACTTCGATGGTGTTCATTTAGGGCATCAAGAGGTTCTGAGTCAGGTTTCTAAACAAGCTGCAGCATTAGGGCTCCCTTCTGTTGTCATGACGTTTGAGCCGCAACCTATGGAGTTGTTTGCCAAAGGTAAAGCACCAGCACGTTTAACTCGCTTACGAGATAAATACGTGCAACTGAGTAAGCTAGATATCAGTCGTTTATTGTGTGTGAATTTTAATCAGTATTTTGCAAGCTTGTCGGCGGAAGCGTTCATTAAAGACCTTTTGGTTGATAAGCTTGGCGTGAAATTCTTGGTTGTCGGTGACGATTTTTGCTTCGGTAAGGGTCGTACTGGTAATTTCGCTATGCTTCAAGAAGCGGGCGAGAAGTATGGTTTTGAGGTGGTGAGCACCCAGAGCTATTGCTTAAACCAATTACGAGTAAGCAGTACTGAGATACGAAATGCGTTAGCGGCCAATGACTTGGCTTCTAGTGCTACCATGCTAGGGCGTGACTACAGTATCAGTGGTCGTGTTTCTCATGGTCGTAAACTAGGGAGAACTATCGGTTTCCCTACCGCTAATATTCCATTAAAGCGTTGTGTGTCTCCTGTTTCGGGAGTGTATGTTGTTGAAGCATTAGATATCGACGGTGTGCCTGTCGGTGGTGTTGCTAATATTGGACAACGACCAACGGTTAATGGTGTAAGGCAGCAATTAGAAGTGCATTTTTTTGACTTTAAAGCCAATTTATATGGTAAACAGTTAGAAGTACGACTTTTGCACAAACTGCGCGACGAGATAAAATTTGAATCGTTCGACGCATTAAAGAATCAAATAGAATTGGATGCTGAAGCCGCAAGGGTGTGGCTGCTTCAGCTAAAGAATTAG
- a CDS encoding winged helix-turn-helix domain-containing protein: MTRSHCFVLQHDFPVAFYPDKNQLVVDSEAIHLEPLQAKLLSYFIENRGQVVSTQQIAADVWQRTQVSDNLVRQVISLLRSQLQDKSRPYRIIQTIPKQGYLFDVEVTQPSVEPTPVESVSQPEPKALVAKSKKKTIALITTAVFSIGLIATWAWQSDIPANDATVISAHQSDVIPVYIHDITLDSANDYEMSESVYNYLFYGLNSAKNLSGYHFSQLAKQSKQSLADKGVELKSWLKQKDDSYVLSVLVQNNRQLNQNQKVEKTFSQDSFFDAIGDVILEIKAIIAPMNAEYGVASHRVTSIDNYEDWKVISEGISLFYQGKGGQPFSDIATQLETIQEQGRDNYLVNALLSYSESLAYLQGHEQEDREQALLLAKQAFEMNPRCDIANLTLGLALLINQHANQAFPYLSYAAESTPSPISFYLLSVADKLSDNPKGSQYNYQRYTEVKKEHNGQLFDLIESL; encoded by the coding sequence ATGACTCGCTCGCATTGCTTTGTATTGCAACACGACTTTCCTGTTGCTTTCTACCCTGATAAAAATCAGTTAGTGGTTGATAGTGAAGCGATTCATTTAGAGCCATTACAGGCAAAGTTACTCAGTTATTTCATCGAAAATCGCGGGCAAGTAGTGAGCACTCAGCAGATAGCTGCTGATGTGTGGCAAAGAACTCAAGTGTCTGACAATTTGGTCAGACAGGTCATCAGTTTACTGCGCAGTCAGCTTCAGGATAAATCACGTCCATATCGCATTATTCAGACTATTCCTAAGCAAGGTTACCTGTTCGATGTTGAGGTGACTCAGCCGAGCGTTGAACCAACTCCCGTCGAGAGTGTCTCTCAACCTGAACCTAAAGCTCTTGTCGCTAAGTCCAAAAAGAAAACCATCGCACTGATTACAACCGCAGTATTCTCGATTGGCTTGATTGCAACTTGGGCATGGCAAAGCGATATCCCAGCCAATGACGCTACGGTTATTTCTGCTCATCAAAGTGATGTGATTCCCGTTTATATCCATGACATAACACTCGATTCTGCGAATGATTATGAGATGTCAGAAAGTGTCTATAACTACCTTTTCTACGGGTTGAACTCGGCTAAAAACTTATCGGGTTACCATTTCTCTCAGCTTGCTAAGCAGAGTAAGCAATCACTTGCTGACAAGGGTGTTGAGCTTAAAAGCTGGCTGAAACAGAAGGATGACAGTTATGTACTGAGCGTGCTTGTGCAAAACAATCGCCAACTCAATCAAAACCAGAAAGTAGAAAAAACCTTTAGCCAAGATAGCTTTTTTGATGCTATTGGAGATGTCATTCTTGAGATCAAAGCCATTATTGCGCCAATGAATGCAGAGTATGGAGTGGCAAGCCATCGAGTGACTTCTATTGATAACTATGAAGATTGGAAGGTTATCTCTGAGGGAATATCTCTTTTTTACCAAGGTAAAGGTGGTCAGCCATTTTCGGATATCGCTACTCAATTGGAAACGATTCAAGAGCAAGGGCGAGATAATTATCTGGTTAATGCTTTACTGTCGTATTCGGAATCTCTGGCTTACTTACAAGGCCATGAACAGGAAGATCGAGAACAAGCGTTACTATTGGCAAAGCAAGCTTTCGAGATGAACCCACGTTGTGATATCGCTAATCTTACGTTGGGTCTTGCATTGTTAATTAACCAACATGCTAACCAAGCTTTCCCTTACCTCTCTTACGCTGCTGAAAGTACACCGAGCCCTATCAGCTTTTATCTGCTCAGCGTGGCTGACAAGCTGTCGGACAACCCAAAAGGTTCGCAATACAACTATCAACGCTATACCGAAGTGAAAAAAGAGCATAACGGTCAACTGTTTGATCTTATTGAATCTTTATAA
- the murJ gene encoding murein biosynthesis integral membrane protein MurJ encodes MSKRLLKSGLIVSVMTFVSRVLGLVRDVVVANLMGAGASADVFFFANKIPNFLRRLFAEGAFSQAFVPVLTEYHAAGDKDKTRDLIAKVSGTLGVLVSIVTVLGVLGSGVITAMFGAGWFIDWLNDGPSAPKFELASLMLKITFPYLWFITFVALSGAILNTMGKFAVSSFTPVFLNVMIIACAWFLAPNLEQPEIGLSIGVFLGGLVQFLFQMPFLIKAGVLVKPKWGWRDPGVVKIRTLMIPALFGVSVSQINLLFDTFIASFLATGSISWLYYSDRLLEFPLGLFGIAIATVILPALSRKHVDAEGEGFAHTMDWGVRMVLLLGIPAMFGLIVLAKPMLMVLFMRGEFSPHDVNQASMSLVAYASGLLNFMLIKVLAPGYYSRQDTKTPVKYGIIAMVTNMVFNAIFAYFYGYVGLAIATALSAFVNMTLLYRGLHLAGVYRLTKTTLLFSLKLLISGTVMIGVILWQLDNMQLWLDWGFNQRALTLTGLIALGAFAYIVSILVLGIRVKHLKAATD; translated from the coding sequence GTGAGTAAACGACTATTAAAGTCAGGGCTGATTGTCAGTGTAATGACTTTTGTTTCCCGTGTCTTGGGGCTAGTACGTGATGTCGTAGTAGCAAACTTAATGGGGGCAGGAGCAAGTGCAGACGTATTTTTCTTCGCCAATAAAATTCCTAATTTTTTACGTCGGCTGTTTGCCGAAGGTGCTTTTTCTCAAGCCTTTGTACCAGTATTAACGGAATATCACGCCGCAGGTGATAAAGATAAAACTCGAGACTTGATAGCAAAGGTGTCCGGTACTCTTGGGGTATTGGTTTCTATTGTTACGGTGCTTGGGGTATTAGGCTCTGGGGTTATCACCGCAATGTTCGGTGCGGGTTGGTTTATTGATTGGCTTAATGACGGCCCCTCGGCGCCTAAGTTTGAACTCGCCAGCCTAATGCTGAAAATTACTTTTCCTTATTTATGGTTCATTACGTTTGTCGCTTTATCAGGTGCAATCCTTAATACCATGGGCAAATTTGCGGTTTCGTCATTTACGCCTGTGTTCTTGAACGTAATGATCATTGCTTGTGCTTGGTTTCTTGCTCCTAATTTAGAACAACCTGAAATTGGTTTATCCATCGGCGTTTTTCTTGGAGGCTTAGTTCAATTCCTGTTCCAAATGCCTTTCTTGATTAAAGCGGGAGTACTGGTTAAGCCTAAATGGGGTTGGAGAGATCCGGGCGTGGTTAAGATCCGCACGTTAATGATCCCTGCTTTGTTTGGTGTCTCAGTGAGTCAAATCAACTTGTTGTTCGATACCTTTATTGCCAGCTTTCTAGCAACGGGCTCTATCAGTTGGTTGTATTACTCGGATCGACTATTAGAATTCCCACTCGGTTTGTTTGGTATCGCCATTGCGACGGTTATTCTTCCTGCTTTATCCCGTAAGCACGTTGATGCCGAAGGTGAAGGGTTTGCTCATACCATGGACTGGGGGGTGCGCATGGTACTGCTGCTCGGCATTCCTGCGATGTTCGGCCTTATTGTGTTAGCAAAACCGATGCTGATGGTGCTGTTTATGCGCGGAGAGTTTTCTCCCCATGATGTTAATCAGGCTTCCATGTCTTTAGTGGCGTACGCTTCAGGTTTGCTGAATTTCATGCTTATTAAAGTATTGGCTCCCGGCTATTACTCTCGTCAAGACACTAAAACACCAGTTAAGTACGGCATCATTGCGATGGTGACTAACATGGTGTTCAACGCAATCTTCGCTTATTTCTATGGTTATGTTGGTTTGGCAATCGCAACGGCGTTGTCTGCGTTCGTGAACATGACTCTGCTTTATCGTGGTTTGCATCTAGCGGGTGTTTATCGTTTAACCAAGACTACATTGTTGTTTAGCCTTAAATTATTGATCTCAGGTACGGTAATGATTGGCGTGATTTTATGGCAGCTAGACAATATGCAATTGTGGCTTGATTGGGGCTTTAACCAAAGAGCGTTGACACTAACAGGGTTGATCGCACTTGGCGCCTTTGCTTATATTGTGTCGATACTGGTTTTAGGTATCCGAGTAAAACATTTAAAAGCAGCGACAGATTAA
- the rpsT gene encoding 30S ribosomal protein S20 yields the protein MANSKSAKKRAIQAEKRRQHNASRRSMMRTYMKKTIAAIEAGNKEAATAALVEVTPLLDRMATKGLIHKNKAARHKSRFAAAIKAL from the coding sequence TTGGCAAACAGTAAATCTGCTAAGAAGCGCGCTATCCAAGCTGAGAAACGTCGCCAGCACAATGCTAGCCGTCGTTCTATGATGCGCACTTACATGAAAAAAACTATTGCAGCTATTGAAGCTGGCAATAAAGAAGCTGCAACTGCTGCTCTTGTAGAAGTTACACCTCTTCTAGACCGCATGGCGACTAAAGGCCTTATTCATAAGAATAAAGCTGCACGTCATAAGTCTCGTTTCGCTGCTGCAATCAAAGCTCTTTAA
- a CDS encoding ArsR/SmtB family transcription factor, with translation MNLKEMEKNSAQAVILLKAMANERRLQILCLLHGTELSVGELCGKLELSQSALSQHLAWLRRDGLVETRKEAQTVYYTLSSEEVKAMINLLHGMYCK, from the coding sequence ATGAACTTAAAAGAGATGGAGAAGAACTCGGCGCAGGCCGTTATTCTACTCAAAGCCATGGCCAACGAGCGACGTTTACAGATCTTGTGCTTATTGCATGGCACAGAACTGTCGGTCGGGGAGTTATGTGGCAAGTTGGAATTGAGTCAATCAGCGTTATCTCAGCATCTTGCTTGGTTGAGAAGAGATGGCTTAGTCGAAACTCGTAAAGAAGCTCAGACGGTGTATTACACATTGAGCAGTGAAGAAGTAAAAGCGATGATTAACCTACTGCATGGTATGTACTGCAAGTAG
- the nhaR gene encoding transcriptional activator NhaR gives MSHLNYNHLYYFWMVCKQGSVTKAAEALFLTPQTVTGQIKALEERMDGKLTKRNGRSVEPTELGQLVFKYADRMFGLSYEMLDIVNYSQHSNILFDVGVADALSKRLVSKILMSTIPPDNSIHLRCFESTHEMLLEQLSQHKLDMILSDCPVDSSQSPGLFSKKLGESGMSFFCSGKVEGISFPAVLEERKLLIPGSRTSMGRKVLQWFDRQGLKPDILGEFDDVALMKAFARYHHDAIFLAPTLYMSEVEEDTSLQLLCDIEELKEEYYVIFAERMIQHPAVKNVCDADFSKLFE, from the coding sequence ATGTCGCACCTCAACTATAACCATCTTTATTACTTCTGGATGGTTTGCAAACAAGGCTCTGTTACTAAAGCCGCAGAAGCTCTGTTTTTAACGCCACAAACCGTAACGGGTCAGATAAAAGCGTTAGAAGAACGTATGGATGGCAAGCTAACAAAGCGTAATGGTCGCAGTGTTGAGCCGACAGAGCTTGGGCAGTTGGTATTTAAGTATGCCGATCGTATGTTTGGCCTGAGCTACGAAATGCTAGATATCGTGAATTATAGCCAGCACTCCAATATTCTGTTTGATGTGGGTGTTGCGGATGCACTGTCCAAAAGATTAGTCAGTAAGATATTGATGTCGACTATCCCACCCGATAACAGCATTCATTTACGCTGTTTTGAGTCGACCCATGAAATGCTACTCGAGCAACTGTCTCAGCATAAGCTCGATATGATTCTTTCAGACTGCCCTGTCGATTCAAGCCAAAGCCCAGGCCTTTTCAGTAAAAAACTGGGTGAGAGTGGAATGAGTTTTTTCTGTTCTGGCAAAGTTGAAGGGATTAGTTTTCCCGCTGTGTTAGAAGAAAGGAAGCTTTTGATCCCTGGAAGTCGAACTTCTATGGGGCGAAAAGTACTGCAATGGTTTGATCGACAAGGTTTAAAACCCGATATTTTGGGCGAATTTGATGATGTTGCTTTGATGAAAGCTTTTGCGCGTTATCACCATGATGCCATTTTCCTTGCTCCCACTCTTTATATGTCTGAAGTGGAAGAAGACACCTCTTTGCAACTTTTGTGTGATATTGAAGAGTTAAAAGAAGAGTACTACGTCATATTTGCTGAACGGATGATCCAACATCCAGCAGTAAAAAACGTATGTGACGCAGATTTTAGTAAATTGTTCGAATGA
- the tnpA gene encoding IS200/IS605 family transposase, whose protein sequence is MGDYRSSSHVYWRCKYHIVWTPKYRYKILKDKVGKELYRSIYILCNMKDCEVLELNVQPDHVHLVVIIPPKLSVSSLLGVLKGRTAIRLFNRFPHIRKKLWGNHFWARGYFVDTVGVNEEVIRRYVRHQDKQDIEYEQQLQLLKN, encoded by the coding sequence ATGGGCGATTACAGAAGTTCATCACATGTCTATTGGCGTTGCAAATACCATATAGTTTGGACTCCAAAGTACAGATATAAGATTTTGAAAGATAAGGTAGGAAAGGAGCTTTATCGTTCAATCTATATTTTGTGCAATATGAAAGACTGCGAAGTTTTAGAATTAAATGTTCAACCAGATCATGTTCATCTTGTTGTCATTATTCCTCCCAAGTTATCAGTATCGAGTTTGTTAGGAGTTTTAAAAGGCCGAACAGCAATTCGACTTTTCAATAGATTCCCACATATACGTAAGAAATTATGGGGAAATCACTTTTGGGCTAGAGGGTATTTTGTAGATACGGTCGGTGTGAATGAAGAAGTCATTCGGCGATATGTACGACACCAAGATAAGCAGGACATAGAGTATGAACAACAATTACAGTTATTGAAGAACTGA
- the ileS gene encoding isoleucine--tRNA ligase, giving the protein MSDYKDTLNLPETGFPMRGNLANREPEMLKRWYKEDLYGEIRKAKKGKKSFVLHDGPPYANGDIHIGHALNKILKDIIIKSKTLSGFDAPYIPGWDCHGLPIELMVEKKKGKPGQKISAAEFREECRKYAAGQVEGQKESFKRLGIMGEWDKPYRTMDFGTEANIIRSLGKIADKGHLLKGFKPVHWCTDCGSALAEAEVEYKDKVSPSIDVKFSAADEAALLEKFTLAEGHAGQGEISIVIWTTTPWTLPANRAVCLRDDLEYVLIQVEANGEQPAQRIIVASELAKDVMDRAGIERFHNLGFATGADLELSQFNHPFYNFTVPAVLGDHVTTDSGTGVVHTAPGHGQEDFVVGKKYNLEIANPVGSNGVYLPDTELFAGQHVFKANDSVLDVLKEKGALLHHHAYEHSYPHCWRHKTPIIFRATPQWFISMDQAGLRAKALESTKSVEWMPEWGQSRIEGMIEGRPEWCISRQRTWGVPIALFVHKETSELHPDSPALIEKVAKLVEEKGIQAWWDVDAAELMGAEDADKYEKVLDTLDVWFDSGVTHFSVVDSREEYNFPNEERTHSADLYLEGSDQHRGWFQSSLISSIAMKDEAPYKQVLTHGFVVDGNGRKMSKSIGNVVAPKDVTNKLGADILRLWVASTDYTNEVAVSDEILKRSADAYRRIRNTARFFLANLNGFNPETDLVPAEEMVALDRWAVGRAQAAQEEIVKAYGEYNTHGVTQRLMQFCSIEMGSFYLDVIKDRQYTAKQGSHAQRSCQTALYYIVEALVRWMAPIMSFTADEIWNEMPGERDTFVFTGEWFEGLFGLADDEELSNEFWTEIQSVRGAVNKLLEDARKEKTIGGALQAEVTLYADDALAAKINKLEDELRFVLITSAAVVKPLSDKSDTAQATDVEGLYVEVAATEAEKCDRCWHHTPDVGTIEGHEKICGRCVSNIDGEGEVRKFA; this is encoded by the coding sequence ATGAGTGATTATAAAGATACCCTGAACTTACCAGAAACAGGGTTCCCAATGCGTGGCAATCTGGCAAATCGTGAACCAGAAATGCTTAAGCGTTGGTACAAAGAAGACCTTTACGGTGAAATCCGTAAGGCAAAGAAAGGTAAAAAATCTTTCGTGCTGCATGACGGCCCTCCATACGCGAACGGCGACATTCACATTGGCCACGCGCTGAACAAGATTCTTAAAGACATTATTATCAAATCTAAGACCCTTTCTGGTTTTGATGCACCGTACATCCCAGGTTGGGACTGTCACGGTCTTCCAATCGAGTTGATGGTTGAGAAGAAGAAAGGTAAGCCTGGTCAGAAGATTTCGGCTGCTGAATTCCGCGAAGAATGTCGTAAGTACGCTGCGGGTCAAGTTGAAGGTCAGAAAGAGAGCTTCAAACGTCTTGGTATCATGGGCGAGTGGGACAAACCTTACCGCACTATGGATTTCGGCACAGAAGCGAACATCATTCGTTCTCTAGGTAAAATCGCAGACAAAGGTCACCTACTTAAAGGTTTCAAACCTGTTCACTGGTGTACTGACTGTGGTTCTGCTCTGGCTGAAGCTGAAGTTGAATACAAAGATAAAGTTTCTCCATCTATCGATGTGAAATTTTCTGCAGCTGACGAAGCGGCTCTACTAGAGAAATTTACTCTAGCGGAAGGCCACGCTGGTCAAGGCGAAATCTCTATCGTTATCTGGACGACAACACCATGGACTCTGCCTGCTAACCGCGCAGTATGTCTACGTGATGATCTTGAATACGTATTGATCCAAGTTGAAGCGAATGGCGAACAGCCTGCTCAACGTATTATTGTTGCTTCTGAACTAGCAAAAGACGTAATGGATCGTGCGGGTATCGAGCGTTTCCATAACCTTGGTTTTGCGACTGGTGCTGATCTTGAGCTTTCTCAGTTCAACCATCCGTTCTACAACTTTACGGTTCCTGCTGTTCTTGGCGATCACGTAACAACTGATTCTGGTACTGGTGTGGTTCATACCGCTCCTGGTCACGGTCAAGAGGATTTCGTGGTTGGTAAGAAATACAACCTAGAAATCGCTAACCCAGTAGGCTCTAACGGCGTTTACCTGCCAGACACTGAGCTTTTTGCTGGTCAGCATGTATTCAAAGCGAACGATTCTGTTTTAGACGTTCTAAAAGAGAAAGGTGCACTATTGCATCACCACGCTTACGAGCACAGCTACCCACATTGTTGGAGACACAAAACTCCAATCATCTTCCGTGCAACACCACAATGGTTCATCTCTATGGATCAAGCTGGCCTACGTGCAAAAGCACTAGAGTCAACGAAGAGTGTTGAATGGATGCCAGAATGGGGTCAAAGCCGTATCGAAGGTATGATCGAAGGTCGCCCTGAGTGGTGTATCTCTCGTCAACGTACTTGGGGTGTGCCAATTGCTCTGTTCGTTCATAAAGAAACATCAGAACTTCACCCAGATAGCCCAGCACTTATTGAAAAAGTAGCGAAGCTTGTGGAAGAAAAAGGCATTCAAGCTTGGTGGGATGTAGATGCTGCTGAACTGATGGGTGCTGAAGACGCTGACAAATACGAGAAAGTACTTGATACGCTAGACGTATGGTTCGACTCAGGTGTAACGCACTTCTCTGTTGTGGATTCTCGTGAAGAGTACAACTTCCCGAATGAAGAAAGAACGCACAGTGCTGATCTTTACCTTGAAGGTTCTGACCAACACCGTGGCTGGTTCCAGTCTTCTTTGATTTCATCTATCGCGATGAAAGACGAAGCACCATACAAGCAAGTGCTAACGCACGGTTTCGTGGTTGATGGTAACGGCCGTAAGATGTCTAAATCTATCGGTAACGTTGTTGCTCCTAAAGATGTAACGAACAAGCTAGGCGCCGATATTCTACGTCTATGGGTTGCTTCTACGGATTACACTAACGAAGTTGCGGTTTCTGACGAGATCCTTAAGCGTTCTGCTGATGCATACCGTCGTATTCGTAACACGGCTCGTTTCTTCCTAGCGAACTTGAACGGTTTCAACCCTGAAACTGACCTAGTTCCTGCTGAAGAAATGGTAGCACTTGATCGCTGGGCTGTTGGCCGTGCTCAAGCTGCACAAGAAGAGATCGTTAAAGCATACGGTGAGTACAACACTCACGGTGTAACTCAACGTCTAATGCAGTTCTGTTCTATCGAAATGGGTTCTTTCTACCTAGACGTAATTAAAGACCGTCAGTACACAGCGAAACAGGGCAGCCATGCTCAACGTAGCTGTCAAACGGCGCTTTACTACATCGTAGAAGCTCTAGTTCGTTGGATGGCTCCTATCATGTCGTTTACTGCAGATGAGATCTGGAACGAGATGCCTGGCGAGCGCGACACGTTTGTATTCACAGGCGAGTGGTTCGAAGGCCTATTTGGTCTTGCTGACGACGAAGAGCTAAGCAACGAATTCTGGACTGAAATCCAGTCAGTTCGTGGCGCAGTGAACAAGCTTCTTGAAGATGCTCGTAAAGAGAAAACAATCGGTGGTGCACTGCAGGCTGAAGTTACTCTATACGCTGACGATGCACTAGCGGCTAAAATCAACAAGCTAGAAGATGAGCTACGTTTCGTACTTATCACTTCTGCTGCGGTTGTTAAGCCACTTAGCGATAAGTCTGATACAGCTCAAGCGACAGACGTTGAAGGTCTATACGTTGAAGTTGCAGCAACTGAAGCTGAGAAGTGTGACCGTTGCTGGCACCACACTCCAGATGTAGGCACAATTGAAGGTCACGAGAAAATTTGTGGTCGTTGTGTGTCGAACATTGACGGTGAAGGCGAAGTGCGTAAGTTCGCATAA
- a CDS encoding thymidylate synthase, with product MKQYLDLCQRIVDDGTWIENERTGKRCLTVINADLEYDVGNNQFPLVTTRKSFWKAAVAELLGYIRGYDNAEDFRKLGTKTWDANSNLNEAWLNNPYRKGEDDMGRVYGVQGRAWAKPDGGHIDQLKKIVDDLTNGIDDRGEILNFYNPGEFHMGCLRPCMYSHHFSLLGDTLYLNSTQRSCDVPLGLNFNMVQVYVFLAIMAQITGKKAGVAYHKLVNAHIYEDQLAPMRDVQLKREPLAGPTFHINPEIKSLEDLETWVTMDDFWVEDYECHEAIKYPFSV from the coding sequence GTGAAACAGTATTTAGATCTCTGTCAGCGTATCGTTGATGACGGTACTTGGATTGAAAATGAACGCACGGGCAAGCGCTGCCTAACCGTGATCAATGCTGACCTTGAATATGATGTTGGTAATAACCAATTCCCACTGGTAACAACGCGTAAGAGCTTTTGGAAAGCGGCAGTTGCTGAACTGCTTGGCTATATCCGTGGTTACGATAATGCTGAAGATTTTCGCAAGCTAGGAACTAAAACTTGGGATGCGAATTCGAACCTGAACGAGGCATGGCTGAATAACCCTTACCGTAAGGGTGAAGACGACATGGGCCGTGTTTACGGTGTTCAAGGACGTGCATGGGCGAAACCTGATGGCGGTCATATCGACCAACTGAAGAAGATTGTTGATGATCTAACTAACGGTATTGATGACCGCGGTGAGATCTTAAACTTCTACAACCCAGGCGAGTTCCATATGGGTTGTTTGCGTCCGTGTATGTACAGCCACCACTTCTCTCTGCTTGGTGACACTCTGTACCTAAACAGTACTCAGCGCTCTTGTGACGTACCTTTAGGTTTGAATTTCAATATGGTTCAAGTGTATGTGTTCCTCGCTATCATGGCGCAGATCACCGGCAAGAAAGCGGGTGTGGCTTATCACAAGCTTGTTAACGCTCATATCTATGAAGATCAACTTGCACCAATGCGTGATGTTCAGTTGAAGCGTGAGCCTCTAGCTGGCCCTACATTCCATATCAATCCTGAAATTAAGTCTCTAGAAGATTTAGAAACGTGGGTAACGATGGATGACTTCTGGGTTGAAGATTACGAATGCCACGAAGCGATTAAGTACCCGTTCTCGGTGTAA